The Hydrogenobacter sp. T-2 region GGCTCCTTGAGTATGATATGGTGATGAACACACAGAGGCTCACTGTCTACTCCATGAGAAGGGACCTTCTTGAGTCCAAAGGTCTTGAGGAATATCTACGGGAGTTTATCTACGACCTTGTAGCCCAAAAGGTGGAAGAGCTCATTAAGGAGGAAGAGCCAGAGCTTTGGGAACTTGAACCTTTAAGGGATTATTTCAAAGAGCTTTTAGGCAGGGAAATAGAAGTCCCTCCAGCCAGAGACAAAGAGGAGCTCATAGAGAACCTATCTCAAAAGGTGCTTGAGGTGATAAACTTAAGAAAGGAAGAGCTTGGTGAAGGGGTCTTTTGGGAGCTTGTTAAAATAGTTATGCTCTCAAACCTTGACCACCTATGGAGAGAGCATCTGCATACTATGGACAGGCTTAGAGAGAGCATATACCTTAGGGGCTACGCCTCAAAGGACCCCTTGGTGGAATACAAAAAGGAAGCCTTTTACCTCTTTGAGGATATGCTTTCAAGGTTTAGAGCAAGGACCATATCGGACATCTTGCACATGCAGGTAAGAACTCAAGAAGAAGTGGAAGAAGAGCTCAAAAGGGAAGAGCAGGAAAGAGATAAGCTCCTAAGTATGGCAGTCTTTAGCGGAGTGGAGGGAAAGGCAGATCAGGGTCAAAAGGGTCCAAAGAGGAAGACTCTAAAAGAGCGTCTTCAGGCAAGGCGGAAAAGGTAGCCCTTAGCTCCCTATAGGCTTGAAGTATTTTTTTAAAGGGTATGTTGCCTTCTCTTACGAGCCTAAGACCTTTGGGGTATAGAGCTCTTACTATGGTTGAGGGTTTGCCCTTTCTTACACCACCATCCACATAAAGGTCAACACTATTGCCAAAGTAATCCATTGCTTCCTTTATCGTTGTGGCTGGCTTTTGACCCTCTGGGTTTGCACTAGGTGCTACCACAGGTGCCTTTAAATATTCAAGAAGCTCATAAACGTGACTATCAAAGGGAGGTATCCTTACCGCAAGGCTTTTTCTACCACGCGTAAGATATAGTGGAAAGGTATTCTTTTTGTAGAAAATAAATGTGGCATTAAAGATGTTCATAAGCCTTTCATGGATAGGTCTATAGATAACTCCAAGGTCCTTAAGCCAATACGTACCATCTATAAGCATCAAAAAGGGTCTATTAGAAGGTCTTCTTATGGAGTATAGTCTTTCTATAGCGGAACTGTCATTGGCTTTTACCAAAAGTCCATAGATGGTATCTGTGGGAAAGCAAACTATCTTACCCTCTTCAAGGGCATCAGCCACTTTATCAAGATTGCTCCTTGTGAGTTTTATGACCTTCACAGACTTATAACTCCTACTACTTTATCCACATCTGGTGGAAGTGTTATGGGCTCTTCGCATACCCTCATAGCAGTATCTGGGTCCTTTAAGCCGTTTCCCGTGAGGGTGCATACTACCGTTTCTCCACCCTTAAAAAAGCCTTCTCTGGTGAGTTTTATAAGTCCTGCGACAGACGCGGCAGATGCAGGTTCGCAGAATATGCCTTCTGTTGAGGCGGTTAGCTTGTATGCATAGAGTATTTCATCATCGCTTACCGCATCTATTAATCCGCCAGACTCATGCACTGCTTGAAGGGCGGGTTGCCAGCTGTAGGGATTGCCAATCCTTATGGCAGTAGCTATTGTCTGTGGGTTCTTTATGGGGTAGCCTTTTACTATGGGAGCAGAGCCTTCCGCCTGCCAACCCATCATCTTAGGAAGGTTGTCTATCTTACCCACTTGGTAATATTCCTTATATCCCTTCCAGTAAGCGGTTATATTTCCTGCATTACCCACGGGAATAAAATGATAATCTGGTGCCTTGCCAAGAGCATCACATATCTCAAAGGCTCCCGTTTTCTGTCCCTCTATCCTATAGGGGTTTACCGAGTTCACTATCTCCACAGGCATTAGCTCTCCTATTTTTCTTACAATATACAAGGCATCGTCAAAGTTTCCTTGAATAGCTATCACCTTTGCACCGTATATGACCGCCTGTGAGAGCTTACCCAGGGCTACAGCACCCTTCGGAAGAAGGACAAAGGCTCTGAGACCAGCCTTTGCCGCATAAGCGGCCGCAGAAGCGGAGGTATTGCCCGTTGAGGCACATATTACCGCTCTCTTTCCTGCCTCCACCGCCTTGGATATGGCTACTGTCATACCCCTGTCTTTGAAAGAGCCCGTAGGGTTCAGACCTTCGTATTTGAGAAATATGCCCCCTTTAAAGCCTATAGCCCTTGCTAAGTTCTCTGCATAGACTAAGGGAGTATTTCCTTCACACAGTGTTATTATAGGTGTTTTCTCGTTTACAGGTAAAAACTCCTTATATTTGTGTATTATACCTCGCCAGTAGCTCATAACTCTGCGAGAAATATTATAATTTATATCTGCAGGGGGTGTGGCGGAACTGGCAGACGCAGCGGACTTAAAATCCGCCGGCGATGAGCCGTGAGGGTTCGAGTCCCTCCACCCCCACACCTTGCCATGATATTGAGCGATAAAAGTATTAAGGAGCTTATAAAGAGAGGCAGGCTGGTAATAGAGCCCTACAGGGAAGAGAACATCCAAGCGTCTTCCATAGACCTCACTTTAGGTGGAGAGCTTATCTACTATAGGTCTGAGTGCATAGACCTCAAAAGCGAACATATACCAGTGGAGAAGATAAATATACCCGAGGAAGGAATTCTTATACCACCAAAGGCTTTCCTTTTGGCAACCACAGAGGAATATATAAAACTCCCGGATAATATCACCGCCTTTGTGGAGGGTAGGTCTTCTCTGGGAAGGCTTGGGCTTTTTATAGAAAACGCTGGCTGGGTGGACGCAGGCTTTGAAGGACAGATAACCCTTGAGCTATACAACGCCAACAGCTGTCCCATACGCATATACAAGGGCGTGCGCATATGCCAAATAGTGCTTGCAAGGCTTGACACAAAGGCGGAAAAACCCTATAGAGGTAAATATCAAGGACAAAGAGGAGCTACGCCTTCAAGAGTATATATGGACTTTAAGTAGCTTATTATTAAGTTTTATGAGGAATTTCCAAGACTTTAAACAGCACCAACCTTATCTCTCTTATATCTTCAAGAAGCCTATCGTATCTCCTATCGCTCTCCTGCTTTAGTTCTCTTATATCTGCCTTTAACTCTTCATACTTTCTGTTTAAGTCAAGTTTAAGCTCTCTTACATCCGCACGCAGGTCTTCATACTTTCTATTCATTTCCTGCTTTAACTCCTCATAAGCCTTAAAACTTTCTTGTTTGGCAATTACTACTTCGTTTTTGAGTTCTTCGTGTTTGATATTTGTTTCTACTCTTATCTGATTTATCTCTTCCTTAAGCTCTTGGTATTTTTGATTCATTTCATTTTTTAGTTCCATATACTTAGATTCCATGTCCTGTCGTAAGGAGTTTAAGCTATCTCTTATATCATCAAGCCTTTTATCTATGTGCATCATAAGGAAAACTGCCATGCCGATAACAGTTCCTATTACAGATATCAATCCTAAAAGTTCTGCAAAACCCATGGTCTAAATTTAGCCCTCATTATAAAGCAGTTCAATAGGCTTTCTACCAGCAAAACCCTCATCAAGCTCGTGCCAATACATAAGAGTGTCTTCGTCCTCCTTCCAACATAGCCATATGTAACGGTTTTGGTGAAAAGATAGAAAGTCTACGAGGATTGGGTCTATTCCCTTTATAACACCACCCAGAGCTTCTATCTTTTGAAAGAGCCTCCTTATTTCCATGTCAAGGTCTTCTACATGGCTCTTGAGATAGAGCCTCTCTAACTCGTCCTTTTCCTCTTCCAACCTTGCAAGGCAGGAATAGAGTTCTTCCTTTTTTAGGTTTATATCCTCTACTATGGGCTTTATAACTGTTATTAGGTCTCTTGCTGTGTCAATATCAAAGACTTTCATGGCTTTTAAATTTAATGCAAAAATACGGTAGAGCAACAGTTTGGTGAAACCACAGGGTTCAACCCAAGGCTTTTCGCATAGGTAAAAATACCTTCTGCGGGGAAGGTTATACCGTTTACTCCAGCATAAATGGAGTAGAGGTCAAACTTCACCCTTTCTGGTCCAGCAGGTCTTGCACATCCTATAACTACAGGTTTACTTGGCAGTGCTTTTCTGGCATGAAGTATTACTTTTGCACTCTCTTCTGGCTTTGGAGGAGGCAAGAGTTGAAAGCGAGCTTTTCCATAGTAGGGCATTACAACCACCATAACAAGGGCAGAGGGTTCAAACTGGGCTATCATGTCTATAGCTCTGTATTCGCCTCTTATTTGTCCATAGTGAAGTCCTATTATCACGTGCGGAACTATGTTGTGTCCTGCCTCTTTAAGAAGCCTCAAAGATTCCTCATAGTCTTTAACGCTCTTGTGAGGTAGCTTGTATACCTCTGCTATGGTCTGGTTATCTCCCATGATATCAAGAAGAACCGCATCCACCCGAGCATCCTTTAAGCCCTCTGCGAGCTCTTTGTCTACCAAACCCACATGACAGCTTACGAACATACCAAGCTCTTCTTTTATCCTCCTCATAGTATTTAAGAAAGGATACAGCTCCACCACACCATCCCTGTTAGAACCTCCAGATATGAGAACTCCATCCACACCCTTGTGCTTTAGCTCATTGGCTACCTTCCAAAGCTCCTCTGGTGTTAAGGCAGGTATCATGTGCCAAAGTATCTTAGAGGCACAATGGTCGCACATAAGCTCACAGTTTCTGCCAGTTATGGATATATCCACAAACTTAGGACCTGTCTTTATGGAGAAGTCATCCACCTCGTAGTGTTTAAACCCGGGGCTGTGGAAAAGTATATCCCTTCCGAAGTTTTTGAGCCTTATTTCAAAACCTTCATAAAGCTCTTCAACAAGAGCATGGTCTACTTCTATATCTTCAAGAGAGGAGGGGAGGGCTACTCCCCTGAAGTCTATCATCCGCACTTTATACCCTTCTCGTTTATAACCTTTGTGAGGGCGTCCACTGCCGCTTGACCTTTGAGTAGGCTGTTTATCTCTTCTGGATTTGTAGGCTTTATCTTGGCTATCCATCCTGCACCGTAGGGGTCATCGTTTGCAAGGGCTGGGTTGCCTTTGAGGGCTTCGTTTATTTCCACCACTTCTCCAGTTAGAGGTGTAGGAACTGGACCCACCCATTTACCGCTCTCAATGGTAGCTATGCTCTTGCGTCTTTCTATGACCTTGCCAGCCTTCTTTGGTGTGTAGGCCACAAGCCTTCCTGCCATTGCTGCAGCCACAGAGGTGAGACCCACGGTGTAAGTGCCGTCGCCATTGTCTTTTGCCCATGTAAAGGCGTTAGCCTCTGGGTCCACATCATAGAGCAGGTCTTCGGGTATGTTGCACCCATTAACTGTTGCCATGTCTTACCCTCCTTTATAGAAATTTTAAAAAGTTAGCACCTTATCTGCTTCCATAGCCCTCAGGGCAAACTCACTGGCTGGAAATACTCCATCCAGCTCAGGTATGAGGTCTTCGGGTTTATAACCCATAGAATCTATAGCTTGCTTGCAGGAGTAAAACTTCACCCCTGCCTGCTTGGCATCCTTCATAAAATCATAAACCGTTTTCAGTTTTTTACCGTTGGGAGAAAGGCAGTTAGGCTCTGCAGGAAGAAGCCTCTCCGCCACACCCCTTTTTAGTAGCTTTGTCCCGTCCATATTAAAGAAAACTTCCACCTCCGCCTCGTTTGCAGACATCAGAGCCGCTATGTAAAAGGGTGAGGCACATCTCCAGGGCGTTCTCGGTCCGCTGGTCATAAGTATAACTACCTTCATGACTCTATTGCCCTTCTGGCTTCTGCTTCATCTGGGACGCCTACGAAGGCGAGCTTTCCATTGATTATAGTGGATGGCACTGCCCTTACTATGAGCTTCTTTGCCCACATTCTTCCCTCTGGCTGTGCCACATCAAGCACCTCATACTTAAAACCATATTCGGACTGAAGTCTTTTCCAGAGGGCATCCGCGTCAGGACATGTGGCACACCACTGAGAAACAAGCAATATCACATGCTTATCCTTGGCAGCCATCATGTGCACCTCATACAGATTATATCCCATTCATCAATGTATTTTCTCATTTCCTCTATGGCTTCTTTACCATAGAGGAGCTCCTTTATATCTCTTTGCAAGTTTACTGGCTTCATCTTTACTATCCATCCCTCACCGTAAGGGTCATAGTTTATTATATCAGGCTGTTCAAGGACTTTCTCGTTCCTTTCCACCACCTCACCCTCAACAAGAGCGTTTATTGGTCCTGCCCATTTGCCACTCTCAAGGGATGCCACAGGTTTACCCTTCTGAATCACCTTGCCCACATTTTTGATACGGGCGTGCAGGAGCCTTCCAGCCCTAACCTGACCCACATCGGTAAGACCCATGGTGACTGTGCCATCCTCGTTCACCTTGAGCCATGTCTGGGTTTCTATTTCGTAGTATAAGTCAAGAGGGACAACGCATCCGTTGTATTCCCACTCGTTCCCGCTTTCCAGCTCCTGCACCACACCCATCTTTCACCCTCTTAGGCAAGTCCCAATCTTTTGAGCACTGGCAAGGGGTCTGAAAGGTTATCCTTGAGCTTTACCTCGTTTGCACTGTAGCCAAAGGCAAGCCCAAGAAGCTGTGTAAAGTATGCAGCTGGCACATCCACATCGGGCACACCCTTCATCATAAGCCTGTGGCGATACATTTCAAGGGAAGCATGGCATAGAGGACACTCGGTGGCTATTATGTCCGCACCGTTGCGTTTAGCAGTCTGCAATATCATCATCACGAACTTTTCAGAGACCATCTCATCAGAGAGCGAGTGAGGACCTCCACAGCATTGGGTATGCATGGGTTCAAACTCCACGCTTGTGGCACCAGCAGCCTCAAGGAGGGCGTTCATATAGTATGGATGTTCGTCGTCATCCGCAGTTTCTCTTCTTCTTGGTCTTGCATCTTCATCCTGACCGCCTGCGTGTGCATAGGTTCTTGCATAAAAGTGTGGTCTTGTGTATAGGCATCCGTAGTAATTGGCAACCTTAAGACCTCTCAGAGGCTTCCTTGTCTTTTCCTTGACCTTCTGTGGACCAGCTTCATGGTAGAACCACTCCAGTATGTGATAGGTTTGAGGTATCTGGTCAAGAGGGTCCACACCACCTTCTCTAAGAAGTGCATTAACCTTATCGTAAACCGCCTTGTCTGTCTCAAGGAAATACTCAGCCCTCTGAAGGGAGAAGGAACATCCATTACAAGGAGCTACTATCACATTGTGCCCTTGCTTTTTTGCCAAGGACATATTTCTGGCATTTAGGAGCATTGTGCCCATAAAGGTAACATTTTTGGACTCCATAGCACCACAGCAATTGTAGTCCTCAAGATAGTCCAATTCAAGACCAAGCTCCTTCGCTACTATCCTTGTAGAAACATCATAAGACCTTGCTGCACCCTCAAGGGAACAGCCTGGATAATAGGCAACCCTTTTTCCTATCACACCCATCTTAAACCTCCTTAATGTAATGCACCTTCTTCCTGCATAACCTTGCGTAGCACTTGCTTAAACCTGCTCCAGTTCTTTGTCCTTGGATGGAAAAGCATATGCTTGGCGTTAAGCACCAAAAAGCCTATGTTCATGGACTTGATAGGCTTCATAGTCAGCTGTTTGAGCCACTCGGGGGTTTCACCTATAAAGGGTATGGGCTTTTTAAGTATTGGGTCTTTGAAGACCTTGTATCCTTGCTTTTCTATCCATCCAAAGAGAAGCTCTCCATCTTCTATTCTTCCGTATTCAAGCACAGACTCAGTAAAGAACTTATCAAATTTCTTGGAAGGATATTCCTCTATAAGTCCCTTCTTTGCCATAGTTCTAAGTATGGCTTTTAGGACCTCTTCCACAAGCACGCCCTTTGGGCATCTGTGGGTGCATTTGTGGCAAGAAACGCACCTCCACATTACATCCGCACGCTTTTGAAGCTCATCTATCATACCCAGCCTTGCCAGGTATATAAAGTGCCTTGGGTTATATCTCTCATCCCAGTAGTTATGCACAGGACAGGACGCGGTGCAGTAAGAGCACTGATAGCACTGGTTTATGGTCTTGCCATCTGGAGAGTTTATAACCTCTTTGGCAAAGTCAAGGTCATAGTCGTTTATAACCCTAGGCAGGATTATAAGGTTCCAGTCTCCAGAAACGTCAACACCATCAACAACAAGCCTCTCTTTCCTTAAAATTCTCTCTGGCTCTACAAGGCTACGCTCATGTATTGCCATGTTTACACCTCC contains the following coding sequences:
- a CDS encoding glycine cleavage system protein H; the protein is MATVNGCNIPEDLLYDVDPEANAFTWAKDNGDGTYTVGLTSVAAAMAGRLVAYTPKKAGKVIERRKSIATIESGKWVGPVPTPLTGEVVEINEALKGNPALANDDPYGAGWIAKIKPTNPEEINSLLKGQAAVDALTKVINEKGIKCG
- a CDS encoding L-threonylcarbamoyladenylate synthase; translation: MKVIKLTRSNLDKVADALEEGKIVCFPTDTIYGLLVKANDSSAIERLYSIRRPSNRPFLMLIDGTYWLKDLGVIYRPIHERLMNIFNATFIFYKKNTFPLYLTRGRKSLAVRIPPFDSHVYELLEYLKAPVVAPSANPEGQKPATTIKEAMDYFGNSVDLYVDGGVRKGKPSTIVRALYPKGLRLVREGNIPFKKILQAYRELRATFSALPEDALLESSSLDPFDPDLPFPPLR
- the dcd gene encoding dCTP deaminase; this encodes MILSDKSIKELIKRGRLVIEPYREENIQASSIDLTLGGELIYYRSECIDLKSEHIPVEKINIPEEGILIPPKAFLLATTEEYIKLPDNITAFVEGRSSLGRLGLFIENAGWVDAGFEGQITLELYNANSCPIRIYKGVRICQIVLARLDTKAEKPYRGKYQGQRGATPSRVYMDFK
- a CDS encoding glycine cleavage system protein H, producing MGVVQELESGNEWEYNGCVVPLDLYYEIETQTWLKVNEDGTVTMGLTDVGQVRAGRLLHARIKNVGKVIQKGKPVASLESGKWAGPINALVEGEVVERNEKVLEQPDIINYDPYGEGWIVKMKPVNLQRDIKELLYGKEAIEEMRKYIDEWDIICMRCT
- the thrC gene encoding threonine synthase, with product MSYWRGIIHKYKEFLPVNEKTPIITLCEGNTPLVYAENLARAIGFKGGIFLKYEGLNPTGSFKDRGMTVAISKAVEAGKRAVICASTGNTSASAAAYAAKAGLRAFVLLPKGAVALGKLSQAVIYGAKVIAIQGNFDDALYIVRKIGELMPVEIVNSVNPYRIEGQKTGAFEICDALGKAPDYHFIPVGNAGNITAYWKGYKEYYQVGKIDNLPKMMGWQAEGSAPIVKGYPIKNPQTIATAIRIGNPYSWQPALQAVHESGGLIDAVSDDEILYAYKLTASTEGIFCEPASAASVAGLIKLTREGFFKGGETVVCTLTGNGLKDPDTAMRVCEEPITLPPDVDKVVGVISL
- a CDS encoding DUF2203 domain-containing protein, whose amino-acid sequence is MKVFDIDTARDLITVIKPIVEDINLKKEELYSCLARLEEEKDELERLYLKSHVEDLDMEIRRLFQKIEALGGVIKGIDPILVDFLSFHQNRYIWLCWKEDEDTLMYWHELDEGFAGRKPIELLYNEG
- a CDS encoding 4Fe-4S dicluster domain-containing protein, with translation MAIHERSLVEPERILRKERLVVDGVDVSGDWNLIILPRVINDYDLDFAKEVINSPDGKTINQCYQCSYCTASCPVHNYWDERYNPRHFIYLARLGMIDELQKRADVMWRCVSCHKCTHRCPKGVLVEEVLKAILRTMAKKGLIEEYPSKKFDKFFTESVLEYGRIEDGELLFGWIEKQGYKVFKDPILKKPIPFIGETPEWLKQLTMKPIKSMNIGFLVLNAKHMLFHPRTKNWSRFKQVLRKVMQEEGALH
- a CDS encoding radical SAM protein; this encodes MIDFRGVALPSSLEDIEVDHALVEELYEGFEIRLKNFGRDILFHSPGFKHYEVDDFSIKTGPKFVDISITGRNCELMCDHCASKILWHMIPALTPEELWKVANELKHKGVDGVLISGGSNRDGVVELYPFLNTMRRIKEELGMFVSCHVGLVDKELAEGLKDARVDAVLLDIMGDNQTIAEVYKLPHKSVKDYEESLRLLKEAGHNIVPHVIIGLHYGQIRGEYRAIDMIAQFEPSALVMVVVMPYYGKARFQLLPPPKPEESAKVILHARKALPSKPVVIGCARPAGPERVKFDLYSIYAGVNGITFPAEGIFTYAKSLGLNPVVSPNCCSTVFLH
- a CDS encoding CoB--CoM heterodisulfide reductase iron-sulfur subunit B family protein, translating into MGVIGKRVAYYPGCSLEGAARSYDVSTRIVAKELGLELDYLEDYNCCGAMESKNVTFMGTMLLNARNMSLAKKQGHNVIVAPCNGCSFSLQRAEYFLETDKAVYDKVNALLREGGVDPLDQIPQTYHILEWFYHEAGPQKVKEKTRKPLRGLKVANYYGCLYTRPHFYARTYAHAGGQDEDARPRRRETADDDEHPYYMNALLEAAGATSVEFEPMHTQCCGGPHSLSDEMVSEKFVMMILQTAKRNGADIIATECPLCHASLEMYRHRLMMKGVPDVDVPAAYFTQLLGLAFGYSANEVKLKDNLSDPLPVLKRLGLA
- a CDS encoding DsrE family protein, with amino-acid sequence MKVVILMTSGPRTPWRCASPFYIAALMSANEAEVEVFFNMDGTKLLKRGVAERLLPAEPNCLSPNGKKLKTVYDFMKDAKQAGVKFYSCKQAIDSMGYKPEDLIPELDGVFPASEFALRAMEADKVLTF
- a CDS encoding thioredoxin family protein — encoded protein: MAAKDKHVILLVSQWCATCPDADALWKRLQSEYGFKYEVLDVAQPEGRMWAKKLIVRAVPSTIINGKLAFVGVPDEAEARRAIES